Proteins co-encoded in one Mycobacterium mantenii genomic window:
- a CDS encoding DUF6065 family protein gives MSEKSGGQSRPLIAYVTHDIAPPISPAPIGRTWMTEMREGRPHRCLPMMIANQSGWEVRNRNAFTATWMGGNDRTNLMIAPDTRESGQFLPSSHFGFGILTWHLPMLFRTPPGYNLLVRGPANYPKDAISPLEGIVETDWSSSSFSMNWKFTREFMPVRFEVDEPICMIVPQRRAELEEFAPELRPIESDEELHGKHEFFLGSRAALGRETEAAAGAANEKQGDYARGRHSDGEPGAEDHQTRRHLRSFVAHQPEPQAENTD, from the coding sequence ATGAGTGAGAAATCCGGTGGGCAGTCCCGCCCACTGATCGCCTACGTCACCCATGACATCGCGCCGCCGATCAGCCCCGCGCCGATCGGCCGGACGTGGATGACGGAGATGCGGGAAGGCCGGCCGCACCGGTGTCTGCCGATGATGATCGCCAACCAGAGCGGCTGGGAGGTGCGCAACCGGAACGCCTTCACCGCGACGTGGATGGGCGGCAACGACCGCACGAACTTGATGATCGCGCCCGACACCCGCGAAAGCGGCCAGTTCCTGCCGTCGAGCCACTTCGGCTTCGGCATCTTGACCTGGCACCTGCCGATGCTGTTCCGCACCCCGCCGGGCTACAACCTGCTGGTGCGCGGGCCGGCCAACTATCCCAAGGACGCCATCTCGCCGTTGGAAGGGATCGTCGAAACCGATTGGTCCAGTTCGAGTTTCAGCATGAATTGGAAATTCACCCGCGAGTTCATGCCGGTGCGGTTCGAGGTCGACGAGCCGATCTGCATGATCGTGCCGCAACGCCGGGCCGAGCTGGAGGAATTCGCCCCCGAGCTTCGGCCCATCGAATCCGACGAGGAGCTGCACGGCAAGCACGAGTTCTTCCTCGGTTCACGCGCCGCACTGGGCCGCGAAACAGAAGCCGCGGCCGGCGCCGCGAACGAAAAACAAGGCGACTACGCGCGGGGCCGGCACAGCGACGGCGAGCCCGGCGCGGAAGACCACCAGACCCGCCGTCATCTCCGGTCGTTCGTCGCGCACCAACCCGAGCCCCAGGCCGAGAACACGGACTAG
- the treZ gene encoding malto-oligosyltrehalose trehalohydrolase: MTEFRVWAPKPALVRLDVDGRAHAMTRSDDGWWHATVDTGPDARYGYLLDDDPTVLPDPRSARQPEGVHERSQLWDPGAATWTDSAWTGRAVEGAVIYELHPGTFTEAGTFDSAIEKLDYLVDLGVDFVELMPVNSFAGTHGWGYDGVLWYSVHEPYGGPDGLVRFVDACHAKGLGVLIDAVFNHLGPSGNYLPRYGPYLSSASNPWGEGINIADADSDEVRRYIIGCALRWMRDFHADGLRLDAVHALVDTTAIHILEELATETDWLAQQLGRPLSLIAESDLNDPRLITPRDRGGYGLTGQWADDIHHAIHTAVSGERQGYYGDFGSLATLAQTLRHGFFHAATYSSFRHRRHGRPLDTSERSGIPATRLVAYTCTHDQVGNRALGDRPSQNLTGGQLAIKAALVLGSPYTTMLFMGEEYSASTPFQFFSSHPEPELARATAEGRKAEFAEHGWDANEIPDPQDPRTFARSKLNWSEVDTGEHARLHRVYRDLIALRRAHPDMADPWLDHLTVDYDEDERWITVSRGRLRIVCNLGAEPVRIPVSGEVVLAWDDPTVDGDGTVLQGHSFAILSA, encoded by the coding sequence ATGACTGAGTTCCGGGTCTGGGCACCCAAACCGGCGCTGGTTCGGCTCGACGTCGACGGCCGGGCGCACGCCATGACGCGCTCGGATGACGGCTGGTGGCACGCCACCGTGGACACCGGGCCGGACGCCCGCTACGGCTATCTGCTCGACGACGACCCCACAGTGTTGCCCGACCCGCGCTCGGCCCGTCAGCCCGAGGGTGTGCACGAGCGCTCGCAATTGTGGGATCCGGGCGCCGCGACGTGGACCGATTCGGCCTGGACCGGCCGCGCGGTCGAGGGCGCGGTGATCTACGAGCTGCACCCGGGTACGTTCACCGAGGCCGGCACCTTCGATTCCGCGATCGAGAAGCTGGACTATCTGGTCGATCTCGGCGTGGACTTCGTCGAGCTGATGCCGGTGAATTCCTTTGCCGGTACTCACGGTTGGGGATACGACGGTGTGCTGTGGTACAGCGTGCACGAGCCCTACGGTGGACCCGATGGCCTGGTGCGCTTCGTCGACGCCTGCCACGCCAAGGGTTTGGGCGTGCTGATCGACGCGGTCTTCAATCACCTCGGCCCGTCGGGCAACTACCTACCGCGATACGGGCCCTACCTGTCGTCGGCGAGCAACCCGTGGGGTGAAGGCATCAACATCGCCGACGCCGATTCCGACGAGGTGCGCCGCTACATCATCGGGTGCGCGCTGCGCTGGATGCGCGATTTCCATGCCGACGGCCTACGGCTGGACGCGGTCCACGCGCTGGTGGACACCACAGCGATCCACATCCTCGAGGAGCTGGCCACCGAAACGGATTGGCTGGCACAGCAGTTGGGGCGCCCGCTGTCGCTGATCGCCGAGAGCGACCTGAACGACCCTCGGCTGATCACCCCGCGCGATCGCGGTGGCTACGGTCTGACCGGGCAATGGGCCGACGACATTCATCACGCCATCCACACCGCGGTGTCCGGCGAGCGTCAGGGTTACTACGGCGACTTCGGCAGCCTGGCCACCCTGGCGCAGACGCTGCGCCACGGCTTCTTCCACGCCGCCACCTATTCGTCGTTCCGGCACCGCCGCCATGGGCGGCCGCTGGACACCAGCGAGAGATCCGGCATCCCCGCCACCCGGCTGGTGGCCTACACCTGCACGCACGATCAGGTCGGCAACCGGGCTCTGGGAGATCGCCCGTCGCAGAACCTGACCGGCGGCCAGCTGGCCATCAAGGCGGCGCTGGTGCTCGGATCTCCTTACACCACCATGCTTTTCATGGGCGAGGAATATTCGGCCTCGACCCCGTTCCAGTTCTTCAGCTCCCACCCCGAACCGGAACTGGCCCGGGCCACCGCCGAGGGGCGCAAGGCCGAGTTCGCCGAACACGGCTGGGACGCCAACGAGATCCCCGACCCGCAGGACCCCCGGACATTCGCGCGCTCCAAACTGAACTGGAGCGAGGTCGACACCGGCGAACACGCCCGGCTGCACCGCGTGTACCGCGATCTGATCGCGCTGCGCCGCGCCCACCCCGACATGGCCGATCCGTGGCTGGACCACCTCACGGTCGACTACGACGAGGACGAACGCTGGATCACCGTCTCGCGCGGCCGGTTACGCATCGTGTGCAACCTCGGCGCCGAGCCGGTGCGGATCCCGGTCAGCGGGGAGGTGGTGCTGGCCTGGGACGATCCGACGGTCGACGGCGACGGCACTGTGCTGCAAGGCCATTCGTTCGCCATCCTGTCGGCCTGA
- the ilvA gene encoding threonine ammonia-lyase — protein MSAELSQSPTVAPVSAADIDSAAKRIATVVTPTPLQFSDRLSAITGAQVYLKREDLQIVRSYKLRGAYNLLVQLSEAELAAGVVCSSAGNHAQGFAYACRTLQVHGRVYVPAKTPMQKRDRIRYHGGDFIDLIVGGSTYDLAAEAALADAESTGATLVPPYDDPRTIAGQGTIAVELLDQLDTEPDLVVVPVGGGGCIAGITTYLAERTNNTSVLGIEPAGAAAMMAALAAGEPVTLDHVDQFVDGAAVRRAGNLTYAALAAAGDMVSITAVDEGAVCTAMLELYQNEGIIAEPAGALAVTGLLDTDLEPGSTVICLISGGNNDVSRYGEVLERSLVHLGLKHYFLVDFPQEPGTLRRFLDTVLGPNDDITLFEYVKRNNREIGEALVGIQLGSSADLDGLLARIHATELHVEILKPGSPAYRYLLL, from the coding sequence GTGTCCGCCGAATTGAGCCAGAGCCCGACCGTCGCGCCGGTATCCGCGGCTGACATCGACAGCGCGGCCAAGCGGATCGCAACGGTGGTCACGCCGACCCCATTGCAGTTCAGTGACCGATTGTCGGCGATCACCGGCGCGCAGGTCTACCTCAAGCGCGAGGACCTGCAGATCGTGCGCTCCTACAAGCTGCGCGGCGCCTACAACCTGCTGGTCCAGCTGTCCGAGGCGGAGCTGGCCGCCGGCGTGGTGTGCTCGTCGGCGGGCAATCATGCGCAGGGTTTCGCCTACGCATGCCGGACGCTGCAGGTACACGGCCGCGTCTATGTGCCGGCCAAGACGCCCATGCAGAAGCGCGACCGGATCCGCTACCACGGCGGCGACTTCATCGACCTGATCGTCGGCGGCAGCACCTACGACCTCGCCGCCGAGGCGGCACTGGCCGACGCGGAAAGCACCGGCGCCACCCTGGTACCGCCCTATGACGATCCTCGCACCATTGCGGGCCAGGGCACCATCGCCGTCGAACTGCTCGATCAGCTCGATACCGAGCCGGATCTGGTGGTGGTCCCGGTGGGCGGCGGCGGCTGCATCGCCGGCATCACCACCTATCTCGCCGAGCGGACGAACAACACCTCGGTGCTGGGCATCGAGCCGGCCGGCGCCGCGGCGATGATGGCCGCGCTGGCCGCGGGGGAGCCGGTGACGCTCGACCACGTCGACCAGTTCGTCGACGGCGCCGCGGTGCGCCGCGCCGGAAACCTGACCTACGCCGCACTGGCGGCCGCCGGCGACATGGTCTCGATCACCGCGGTCGACGAGGGAGCGGTGTGCACCGCGATGCTCGAGCTCTATCAGAACGAGGGCATCATCGCCGAGCCCGCCGGCGCGCTGGCGGTCACCGGCTTGCTGGACACCGACCTTGAGCCCGGTTCGACGGTGATCTGCCTGATTTCGGGCGGCAACAACGACGTGTCGCGCTACGGCGAGGTGCTGGAGCGTTCGCTGGTCCACCTCGGCCTCAAGCACTACTTCCTGGTGGACTTCCCGCAGGAGCCCGGCACGTTGCGCCGCTTCCTGGACACGGTGCTCGGACCGAACGACGACATCACCCTGTTCGAGTACGTCAAGCGCAACAACCGGGAGATCGGCGAGGCGCTGGTCGGCATCCAGTTGGGATCCTCGGCCGACCTGGACGGCCTGCTGGCCCGGATACATGCGACGGAGTTGCACGTCGAGATCCTGAAACCGGGCTCGCCGGCATACCGCTACCTGCTGCTCTAG
- a CDS encoding TetR/AcrR family transcriptional regulator, with protein sequence MPGKTRDGKVTRATILSAARTLFSTHGFERTTIRSIAAEAGVDPALVMHYFGNKADLFAAVSRLDITFPDLTGVAPERIADVLVPFLIRVWDPGGSFLPLLRAAATNRVAADALLEVFVDKVAPALTAVTPDRAAERTAMVGSQVLGIAMARNVVGVPALASMDDATLTEWLRPVLAHYLTGSAP encoded by the coding sequence ATGCCCGGTAAGACCCGTGACGGCAAAGTCACCCGCGCGACGATCCTGAGTGCTGCTCGCACGCTGTTCTCCACTCATGGCTTCGAGCGGACCACCATCCGGTCGATCGCGGCTGAGGCCGGCGTCGATCCCGCGCTGGTCATGCACTACTTCGGCAACAAGGCCGATCTGTTCGCCGCGGTCTCGCGGCTCGACATCACCTTCCCCGACCTCACCGGTGTCGCCCCGGAACGCATCGCCGACGTGCTGGTGCCGTTTCTCATCCGGGTGTGGGATCCGGGCGGATCGTTTCTGCCGCTGCTGCGCGCGGCGGCAACCAACCGGGTCGCCGCCGATGCGCTACTGGAAGTCTTCGTCGACAAGGTGGCGCCGGCGCTGACCGCCGTCACTCCCGACCGCGCCGCCGAGCGGACCGCGATGGTGGGGTCGCAGGTGCTGGGAATTGCCATGGCGCGCAACGTCGTTGGGGTGCCCGCCCTGGCCTCGATGGACGACGCGACGTTGACCGAATGGCTGCGCCCGGTGCTGGCCCACTACCTCACCGGCTCGGCGCCGTGA
- a CDS encoding nitroreductase family deazaflavin-dependent oxidoreductase, with protein MPLEGEYLPSPWDWSREQADKYAESGGAEAADMKGKPIILLTTVGAKTGKLRKTPLMRVEHDGEYAVVASLGGAPKNPVWYHNIKKNPRVELQDGSVTRDYDAREVFGDEKASWWERAVDAWPDYAEYQTKTDRQIPVFVLTPVG; from the coding sequence ATGCCGTTAGAAGGGGAGTACCTCCCGAGCCCATGGGACTGGTCGCGCGAGCAAGCTGACAAATACGCCGAGTCGGGGGGAGCCGAGGCCGCCGACATGAAGGGCAAGCCGATCATTCTGCTGACCACGGTCGGCGCCAAGACCGGCAAACTCCGCAAGACGCCGCTGATGCGGGTCGAGCATGACGGCGAGTACGCGGTCGTCGCCTCGCTGGGAGGGGCGCCGAAGAACCCGGTCTGGTACCACAACATCAAGAAGAACCCCCGCGTCGAGCTGCAGGACGGCTCGGTGACCCGCGATTACGACGCCCGGGAGGTCTTCGGCGACGAGAAGGCGAGCTGGTGGGAGCGTGCCGTCGACGCATGGCCGGACTACGCCGAGTATCAGACCAAGACCGACCGCCAGATCCCGGTGTTCGTGCTGACCCCGGTCGGCTGA
- a CDS encoding phosphatase PAP2 family protein: MDPPYGPGTGGFGLVSAGVVAWLALLASAAIWIARRGRPLRELWEKVSNAAVIGEVLTWVRDRIGARGRALARRLPPSEVAGVALLFGLVMVVALAVGFTEVLDDVLEGDGIAAIDHPMTRWLATHRDLWLTTVLRVVTVAGGPLFLVTLALPISVAAGWRCRSWRPVVLAVVCGGGVPLVLFTAKALVGRNRPPLPFALVDADGYSFPSGHATGTAAIMVISAWMLTRWLIPWWTGRVTVWAIAVGAASVVGFSRVYLGVHYVSDVLSGWMLGMAWAGAVMLVGSWWDNTRRAGVR, translated from the coding sequence ATGGACCCGCCGTACGGACCCGGCACTGGCGGTTTCGGCCTGGTCAGCGCGGGGGTGGTGGCCTGGCTCGCCTTGCTCGCGTCGGCGGCGATCTGGATTGCCCGGCGCGGCCGGCCGTTACGCGAGCTCTGGGAGAAGGTGTCCAACGCCGCCGTGATCGGCGAGGTGCTGACATGGGTGCGCGACCGGATCGGCGCCAGGGGGCGGGCACTGGCCCGTCGGTTGCCCCCGAGCGAGGTCGCCGGTGTCGCACTGCTTTTCGGGCTGGTCATGGTCGTGGCGCTGGCGGTCGGCTTCACCGAAGTGCTCGATGACGTGCTCGAGGGCGACGGCATCGCCGCCATCGACCACCCGATGACCAGGTGGCTTGCGACCCACCGTGATCTCTGGCTGACGACGGTCCTGCGGGTGGTCACCGTCGCGGGCGGGCCCCTGTTTCTGGTGACGCTCGCCCTCCCGATTTCCGTTGCGGCCGGCTGGCGGTGCCGGTCGTGGCGGCCGGTGGTGCTCGCCGTGGTGTGTGGCGGTGGAGTTCCACTGGTGCTCTTCACCGCCAAAGCCCTGGTGGGCCGGAACCGCCCGCCCCTGCCGTTCGCCCTTGTCGACGCGGACGGCTATTCGTTTCCCTCGGGACACGCGACGGGCACCGCCGCGATCATGGTCATCTCCGCGTGGATGTTGACCCGCTGGCTGATCCCCTGGTGGACCGGACGGGTGACGGTGTGGGCCATCGCGGTCGGCGCGGCGTCCGTGGTCGGGTTCTCGCGTGTCTATCTGGGAGTCCATTACGTCAGCGATGTGCTGTCCGGCTGGATGCTGGGCATGGCCTGGGCCGGCGCCGTCATGCTCGTTGGATCCTGGTGGGACAACACCCGGCGTGCAGGCGTCCGGTGA
- a CDS encoding pyridoxamine 5'-phosphate oxidase family protein, translating to MDTAYQPTARTTPTRYRERARYDRRAVHDILDEALICHLGYLNADRPVVLPTTHARLDETLYLHGSTGSGPLLAARAAEASGAGLPVCVTVTLLDGLVLARSAMHHSVNFRSVVVFGEARVVDDPAEKSRGLNCLLDHIAPGRAADCRAPDARELAATGVLALDLVEVSAKVRSGPPADDPEDLPLHHWAGVVPLSLTAGSPVPADDLTPGTPVPAYLGESRR from the coding sequence ATGGACACCGCATACCAGCCGACAGCACGCACCACCCCGACCCGCTACCGGGAGCGCGCTCGCTACGACCGCCGCGCCGTGCACGACATCCTCGACGAGGCGCTGATCTGCCATCTGGGATACCTCAACGCCGACCGGCCGGTGGTGTTGCCCACGACGCACGCCCGGCTCGACGAGACGCTCTACCTGCACGGTTCCACCGGCAGCGGCCCGCTGCTGGCGGCCAGGGCGGCCGAGGCATCGGGGGCGGGCCTTCCGGTCTGCGTCACCGTCACCCTGCTGGACGGCCTGGTGCTGGCACGGTCCGCGATGCACCACTCGGTCAACTTCCGCTCGGTCGTCGTGTTCGGTGAGGCGCGCGTCGTCGACGATCCGGCCGAGAAGTCACGGGGGCTGAACTGCCTGCTCGACCACATCGCGCCGGGGCGCGCCGCGGACTGCCGGGCCCCCGATGCCCGCGAGCTCGCCGCGACCGGGGTGCTCGCGCTCGACCTCGTCGAGGTCTCGGCGAAGGTGCGCAGCGGTCCCCCGGCCGACGATCCGGAGGACCTTCCGCTGCACCACTGGGCGGGCGTGGTGCCGCTGAGCCTGACGGCCGGAAGCCCGGTGCCGGCCGACGACCTGACTCCCGGCACTCCGGTGCCGGCGTACCTAGGGGAAAGCCGGCGCTGA
- a CDS encoding FAD-dependent oxidoreductase — protein sequence MSATAVHDVDILVVGAGPTGLTAAGDLARAGRSVTVLERWPDENPTSRAFAVMPRTLEVLDARDAADDLLALGQRGPDVTLFAKARLDLTRLDSAYPFVLITPQTNVDAALRRYAVGEGADLQRGVEVVALQQDADGVTVTARPFDDDDPAHRQAWRARYVIGADGAHSTVRTLLGVDFPGKTVLTSLMLADVKLAHGPSDGGLVVGTTGDVLGFLAPYNRHDEDGSWYRTLVWDRDHQLPDDAPVDDAEIIDVLARAMRTDFGVIEIGWKSRFHSDERQVARYRHGRVFLAGDAAHVHSPMGGQGMNTGIQDAANLAWKLDAVLGGADDRLLDTYQHERHPIGKRVLLQSGMIARGATLHRRPAIWLRNLLAPNLLRISAVQDFVAGSFAGTALRYGRRGLIGTRAAAIPLVDERLTHLQRGGGFVFIREYGAAPFEAPGVLQAERADRGPAVLVRPDGYIAWAGASAQAPDRIRNMAAATIVRAR from the coding sequence ATGAGTGCGACCGCTGTTCACGACGTCGACATCCTGGTGGTCGGAGCAGGCCCCACGGGCCTGACCGCCGCGGGCGACCTGGCCCGCGCCGGACGGTCGGTGACCGTGCTGGAGCGCTGGCCCGACGAAAACCCGACCAGCCGCGCGTTCGCCGTCATGCCCCGCACCCTGGAGGTCCTCGACGCGCGTGACGCCGCCGACGACCTGCTGGCGCTGGGGCAGCGCGGACCGGACGTGACACTGTTCGCGAAGGCCCGCCTCGACCTGACCCGGCTCGACTCGGCCTACCCGTTCGTCTTGATCACCCCGCAGACCAATGTCGATGCGGCACTGCGCCGATACGCCGTGGGCGAAGGGGCCGACCTCCAGCGTGGCGTCGAGGTGGTCGCGCTCCAGCAGGACGCCGACGGCGTCACGGTCACCGCGCGCCCCTTCGACGACGACGACCCCGCACACCGGCAGGCGTGGCGGGCCCGGTACGTGATCGGCGCCGACGGCGCGCACAGCACCGTCCGAACGTTGCTGGGCGTCGACTTTCCCGGCAAGACGGTGCTGACCTCGCTGATGCTGGCCGACGTCAAGCTGGCCCACGGCCCGTCTGACGGCGGGTTGGTGGTGGGCACCACCGGGGACGTGTTGGGGTTCTTGGCCCCCTACAACCGTCACGACGAGGACGGCTCGTGGTACCGGACCCTGGTATGGGATCGCGACCACCAGCTGCCCGATGACGCCCCCGTCGACGACGCCGAGATCATCGACGTCCTGGCCCGCGCCATGCGGACCGACTTCGGGGTGATCGAGATCGGCTGGAAGTCGCGCTTCCACAGCGACGAAAGGCAGGTCGCGCGGTACCGGCACGGGCGGGTGTTCTTGGCCGGCGACGCCGCGCACGTGCACTCACCGATGGGCGGCCAGGGCATGAACACCGGCATCCAGGACGCCGCGAACCTGGCCTGGAAGCTCGATGCCGTGCTCGGCGGTGCCGACGACCGCCTGCTGGACACTTACCAGCACGAGCGCCACCCGATCGGCAAACGGGTGCTGTTGCAGTCCGGGATGATCGCCCGCGGCGCGACGCTGCATCGGCGCCCGGCGATTTGGCTGCGTAATCTGTTGGCTCCCAACCTGCTTCGGATATCCGCGGTACAGGACTTCGTGGCCGGCAGTTTCGCGGGCACGGCGTTGCGCTACGGCCGGCGCGGACTGATCGGCACCCGCGCCGCCGCGATCCCCCTCGTCGACGAACGGTTGACGCACCTGCAGCGCGGCGGCGGCTTCGTCTTCATCCGGGAATATGGCGCCGCCCCTTTCGAGGCACCCGGGGTCCTGCAGGCCGAGCGGGCCGACCGCGGCCCGGCCGTGCTGGTGCGCCCCGACGGGTACATCGCGTGGGCCGGCGCGTCGGCTCAGGCGCCGGACCGGATCCGGAACATGGCCGCGGCGACCATCGTGCGCGCGCGGTGA
- a CDS encoding aminotransferase class I/II-fold pyridoxal phosphate-dependent enzyme yields MPVQNSITGTGAESIAASIEAAISAGTLEPGDALPPVRELAGQLGVNANTAAAAYRLLRHRGAVETGGRRGTRVRQRPATTPRSLLGLDVPAGVRDLSTGNPCADMLPIARVSLPAWGEGRPVLYGEPALSPALGDFARRALSADGIPADHLAVTSGALDGIERALTAHLRPGDRVAVEDPGWANLLDLLAALGLSAVPVRVDDDGPLTADLSRALGSGVRALVLTNRAQNPTGAALSADRAEALRELLVRRADDLLLVEDDHCAGIAGASLHTLAGATTHWAFVRSASKAYGADLRVAVLAGDQRTVERVHGRLRLGPGWVSHILQRLAVGLWSDRAAAELVATAERHYAISRQRLCGALAEGGLPAHGRSGLNVWVPVPDEAVAVSRLLGAGWAVAPGSRFRMNTPAGIRITISDLTPDEIEPLADAVARAVHPAGRAIV; encoded by the coding sequence GTGCCAGTACAAAACAGCATAACCGGAACGGGCGCGGAATCCATAGCCGCCAGCATCGAGGCGGCGATCTCGGCCGGCACCCTGGAGCCCGGTGACGCGCTCCCGCCGGTGCGGGAGCTGGCCGGCCAGCTCGGCGTGAACGCCAACACCGCGGCCGCGGCCTACCGCCTGCTCCGTCACCGCGGGGCCGTCGAAACCGGCGGCCGGCGCGGCACCCGGGTGCGCCAGCGCCCGGCGACCACCCCGCGCTCGCTACTCGGCCTCGACGTGCCCGCCGGCGTCCGCGACCTGTCGACCGGAAACCCGTGCGCGGACATGTTGCCCATCGCGCGCGTCTCGCTGCCCGCGTGGGGCGAGGGCCGGCCGGTGCTCTACGGCGAGCCCGCCCTTTCGCCGGCGCTGGGGGACTTCGCCCGCCGTGCGCTGTCCGCGGACGGGATCCCCGCCGATCACCTGGCGGTGACCAGCGGTGCGCTGGACGGCATCGAACGCGCGCTCACCGCGCATCTGCGCCCGGGCGATCGCGTCGCGGTCGAGGATCCGGGCTGGGCCAATCTCCTCGATCTCCTTGCCGCACTGGGGCTTTCGGCCGTACCAGTGCGGGTCGACGACGACGGCCCGCTGACCGCCGACCTGTCTAGGGCGCTGGGGAGCGGGGTACGTGCGCTGGTGCTCACCAACCGCGCGCAAAACCCCACGGGCGCAGCGCTTTCGGCGGATCGCGCCGAGGCGCTGCGTGAGCTGCTGGTGCGGCGGGCCGACGATCTGCTGCTGGTCGAAGACGACCACTGCGCGGGCATTGCCGGTGCGTCGCTGCACACCCTGGCCGGTGCCACCACCCATTGGGCGTTCGTGCGCTCGGCGTCCAAGGCCTACGGCGCGGATCTGCGGGTGGCCGTCCTCGCGGGTGACCAGCGCACCGTCGAGCGGGTGCACGGCCGGTTGCGGCTCGGACCGGGCTGGGTGAGCCACATCCTGCAGCGGCTCGCCGTCGGCCTGTGGTCCGACCGGGCGGCGGCCGAGCTGGTCGCGACGGCCGAGCGGCACTACGCCATCAGTCGTCAACGGCTATGCGGCGCCCTGGCCGAAGGCGGTCTGCCGGCGCACGGGCGCTCCGGGCTCAACGTGTGGGTTCCGGTTCCCGACGAGGCGGTCGCGGTTTCCCGGCTGCTGGGCGCGGGCTGGGCGGTGGCGCCGGGCAGCCGGTTTCGGATGAACACGCCGGCCGGCATTCGCATCACGATCTCCGACCTGACCCCCGACGAGATCGAACCGCTCGCCGACGCGGTCGCCCGGGCGGTGCACCCCGCCGGCCGGGCCATCGTGTAG